The following coding sequences are from one Coffea arabica cultivar ET-39 chromosome 11e, Coffea Arabica ET-39 HiFi, whole genome shotgun sequence window:
- the LOC113719290 gene encoding WAT1-related protein At3g30340-like encodes MAKRDCFDQWKPVVAMVGVSFASAIVNISLKKALNQGMSHLLFITYRQSISAIFLIPIVCFWERKCWKHLTCGILCSLFFSGLLGATLTQYFFLVGLRYTSPTYTCAFINVVPVITFMLALPLRQEKVNLKISSGRAKVLGTIVCVGGALVLILYKGMPVINAPKSSPAMLQKAKHDTENWVIGSIFLALGGIVWASWFLIQSWIGKFYPYQYCSTALLCFFSAIQSAILCVAVERPNSWTLKGPLQIFTIIYAGIVGSGLGYVSMSWCVKQRGPVFTAAFSPFLQIFVAIFGVSLLHEQINLGSILGSILVIIGMYILLWGKSKEADPDHENASEKVGDCNHTLPVTTPTAAGSITSG; translated from the exons ATGGCCAAAAGGGATTGTTTTGATCAGTGGAAACCGGTGGTTGCGATGGTGGGCGTTAGTTTTGCCTCGGCCATTGTTAACATATCACTCAAGAAGGCCCTGAATCAGGGAATGAGCCATTTGCTCTTTATCACTTACAGGCAATCCATCTCTGCTATTTTCTTGATCCCCATTGTCTGTTTCTGGGAAAG GAAATGCTGGAAACATCTCACTTGTGGCATATTATGCAGTCTTTTTTTCAGTGGACTACTCGG GGCAACCCTTACTCAATACTTCTTCCTTGTTGGGCTTAGATATACATCACCAACGTACACTTGCGCTTTCATTAACGTGGTGCCAGTGATTACATTTATGTTGGCCCTGCCACTTAG GCAGGAGAAAGTTAACTTGAAAATTTCAAGTGGAAGAGCAAAGGTGTTGGGCACAATAGTTTGTGTTGGAGGAGCCTTAGTTCTAATCCTGTACAAAGGAATGCCAGTGATCAATGCGCCTAAATCATCCCCTGCAATGCTCCAGAAAGCCAAGCATGATACCGAAAATTGGGTTATTGGTTCCATATTTCTTGCGTTGGGTGGCATCGTGTGGGCTTCATGGTTTCTCATTCAGTCTTGGATTGGAAAATTTTACCCCTATCAGTATTGCAGCACAGCTCTTTTGTGTTTCTTCAGTGCTATCCAATCAGCCATCTTATGTGTTGCCGTCGAAAGACCCAATTCTTGGACCCTCAAAGGACCATTACAGATTTTTACTATCATTTATGCT GGAATCGTGGGATCAGGTCTGGGCTACGTAAGCATGTCATGGTGTGTAAAACAAAGGGGGCCTGTTTTCACTGCAGCATTTAGTCCTTTCCTACAAATCTTTGTTGCTATCTTTGGTGTCTCCTTACTTCATGAACAGATAAATCTTGGAAG CATTTTGGGATCCATTCTTGTTATAATTGGTATGTATATTCTTCTATGGGGAAAGAGCAAGGAAGCAGACCCTGATCACGAGAATGCTTCTGAAAAAGTTGGAGATTGCAACCACACCTTGCCAGTCACTACACCAACAGCTGCTGGCTCAATAACTTCTGGATAA